One region of Sphingomonas adhaesiva genomic DNA includes:
- a CDS encoding YeeE/YedE family protein, whose product MPGFPHAMPLHGLAGGLMIGLAAALMLLVNGRVAGCSGLFARATGLTGEGVPRGIALAFAIGLPIGAAIILLTLGVRAHFPSSLVLLAVAGVVVGFGTRLGSGCTSGHGVVGMARLSPRSMAATATFMGFGIATATIMRLSGVAL is encoded by the coding sequence ATGCCGGGCTTTCCCCATGCCATGCCGCTGCATGGCCTCGCCGGCGGGTTGATGATCGGCCTTGCCGCGGCGCTCATGCTGCTCGTCAACGGACGGGTCGCCGGATGCAGCGGTCTGTTCGCGCGCGCGACCGGCCTTACCGGAGAGGGCGTGCCACGTGGCATCGCGCTGGCGTTTGCGATCGGTCTGCCGATCGGCGCCGCGATCATCCTCCTCACCTTGGGCGTTCGAGCCCACTTCCCGTCATCGCTCGTCTTGCTGGCGGTAGCCGGCGTCGTTGTCGGGTTCGGCACACGGCTAGGCTCCGGCTGCACCAGCGGCCACGGCGTCGTCGGCATGGCGCGGCTCTCGCCGCGTTCGATGGCGGCGACAGCGACATTCATGGGGTTCGGGATCGCAACGGCGACGATCATGCGACTGAGCGGGGTGGCGCTGTGA
- a CDS encoding peroxiredoxin, with the protein MSDAMDEPAPLPRPLRIGDPAPNFTARTTMGEVSLDQYRGRWLLFFSHPADFTPVCTSEFIALAKAAPTFEAIDCALLGLSVDSLYSHVAWMRAIHELSGVEVPFPVVEDPSMAVGRAYGMLDAAATDSAAVRATYFVDPEGVVRATNWYPMNVGRSVEEMLRTVQALQRASRGDALTPAGWHPGDEVLSPPALPVDGEANWFHRLRPDT; encoded by the coding sequence ATGTCCGACGCGATGGACGAACCTGCCCCCCTGCCTCGACCGCTTCGCATCGGCGATCCCGCCCCCAATTTCACCGCACGCACGACGATGGGGGAGGTCAGCCTCGATCAGTATCGCGGGCGCTGGCTCCTGTTCTTTTCTCACCCGGCCGACTTCACGCCGGTCTGTACCAGCGAGTTCATCGCGCTCGCCAAGGCAGCGCCGACATTCGAGGCGATCGACTGCGCGCTGCTCGGCCTGTCGGTCGACAGCCTCTACAGCCATGTCGCCTGGATGCGCGCGATCCACGAACTCTCGGGCGTCGAGGTGCCGTTTCCGGTCGTGGAAGACCCTTCGATGGCGGTCGGACGTGCCTATGGAATGCTTGATGCTGCGGCGACCGACTCCGCCGCGGTGCGGGCGACCTACTTCGTCGACCCCGAAGGCGTGGTCCGGGCGACCAACTGGTATCCGATGAACGTCGGCCGATCGGTCGAGGAGATGCTGCGCACGGTGCAAGCGCTTCAACGGGCGTCGAGAGGCGACGCGCTAACGCCCGCAGGCTGGCATCCTGGCGACGAGGTGTTGTCGCCACCCGCGCTTCCGGTCGATGGCGAGGCGAACTGGTTTCACCGGCTGAGGCCCGACACATGA
- a CDS encoding GntR family transcriptional regulator gives MNAGATTERVHDAIRRLILTRVVRPGTRLDPAVLADRLATSATPVREALNQLCGAGLVDARPGGGFHVPMIDAPALADLYRWNEDVIGIILRSAAGRIAAHAANGGQADDDATATGALVERLARASRNEEHLRAVRDINARLHAVRLVEAGLIADTRDEIAHLSAATDRGDVAALRIRWRQYHRRRRRMVAEIVRALLRS, from the coding sequence ATGAACGCCGGCGCAACGACCGAGCGCGTCCACGACGCGATCCGGCGGTTGATCCTGACGCGCGTCGTGCGACCGGGCACCCGGCTCGACCCTGCCGTGCTGGCGGACCGGCTGGCCACCAGCGCGACGCCGGTGCGCGAGGCGCTGAACCAGTTGTGTGGCGCCGGTCTCGTCGATGCCCGTCCGGGCGGCGGCTTCCATGTGCCGATGATCGACGCGCCCGCGCTCGCCGACCTCTACCGTTGGAACGAGGACGTCATCGGGATCATCCTGCGATCGGCGGCCGGCCGGATCGCAGCCCATGCCGCCAATGGCGGGCAGGCGGACGACGATGCGACGGCGACAGGCGCGCTCGTCGAACGCCTGGCCCGCGCGTCGAGGAACGAGGAGCACCTGCGCGCGGTTCGGGACATCAACGCGCGGCTGCACGCGGTCCGCCTGGTCGAGGCGGGCTTGATCGCTGACACACGGGACGAGATTGCGCATCTGTCGGCGGCAACCGATCGCGGCGATGTCGCCGCGCTCCGCATCCGCTGGCGCCAATACCATCGCCGTCGTCGCCGGATGGTTGCCGAGATCGTCCGAGCACTGCTGCGTAGCTAG
- a CDS encoding ArsR/SmtB family transcription factor: protein MSLDRAQADAMVERLRTLAQPQRLMILASLLDGEQAVGEIEAATGIGQPALSQQLAELRRAALVVTRREARQIHYRIADDQAEEWVRALFAALGAARPVAKVTPASAKRAVTPAYLFGAASFARVG from the coding sequence ATGAGCCTCGATCGTGCCCAGGCCGATGCAATGGTGGAACGGCTACGCACACTCGCCCAGCCCCAGCGACTGATGATCCTCGCCTCGCTTCTCGATGGGGAGCAGGCGGTCGGCGAGATCGAGGCGGCGACCGGCATCGGTCAGCCCGCGCTCAGCCAGCAGCTTGCCGAGCTACGCCGGGCCGCGCTGGTCGTGACGCGCCGCGAAGCGCGTCAAATCCACTATCGCATCGCCGACGACCAAGCCGAGGAATGGGTCCGAGCCTTGTTTGCCGCCTTGGGGGCGGCGCGACCGGTCGCGAAGGTGACGCCTGCATCGGCGAAGCGTGCGGTCACACCGGCCTACCTGTTCGGTGCGGCTTCCTTTGCGCGAGTAGGATGA